A region from the Melospiza georgiana isolate bMelGeo1 chromosome 10, bMelGeo1.pri, whole genome shotgun sequence genome encodes:
- the P2RY1 gene encoding P2Y purinoceptor 1: MTEVLLSAALNGTEPNLLSSSGWSAGNVTTKCSLTKTGFQFYYLPTVYILVFITGFLGNSVAIWMFVFHMRPWSGISVYMFNLALADFLYVLTLPALIFYYFNKTDWIFGDIMCKLQRFIFHVNLYGSILFLTCISVHRYTGVVHPLKSLGRLKKKNAVYISSLVWVLVVAAISPILFYSGTGIRKNKTITCYDTTADDYLRSYFIYSMCTTVLMFCIPFIVILGCYGLIVKALIYKDLDNSPLRRKSIYLVIIVLTVFAVSYLPFHVMKTLNLRARVDFQTPDMCAFNDKVYATYQVTRGLASLNSCVDPILYFLAGDTFRRKLSRATRKSSRRSEHNVQSKSEEMTLNILTEYKQNGDTSL, from the coding sequence ATGACCGAAGtccttctctctgctgctctgaacGGAACTGAGCCCAACCTGCTATCCAGCAGCGGCTGGTCTGCGGGAAACGTCACCACCAAGTGCTCCCTGACCAAAACCGGCTTCCAGTTCTATTACCTGCCCACCGTCTACATTCTGGTCTTCATCACGGGGTTTTTGGGCAACAGCGTGGCTATCTGGATGTTTGTCTTCCACATGAGGCCTTGGAGCGGCATCTCGGTTTACATGTTCAACTTGGCACTGGCCGATTTCTTGTATGTCTTGACTCTGCCCGCCCTCATCTTTTACTACTTCAACAAAACAGACTGGATCTTCGGAGATATCATGTGCAAGCTGCAGAGGTTCATCTTCCACGTGAACCTGTACGGCAGCATCCTGTTTCTGACCTGCATCAGCGTGCACAGGTACACGGGGGTGGTGCACCCCCTCAAGTCGCTGGGCAGGCTGAAGAAGAAGAACGCCGTGTATATCAGCAGCCTGGTCTGGGTCCTCGTGGTGGCCGCCATTTCTCCAATACTCTTCTACTCAGGAACAGggataaggaaaaataaaaccataacGTGCTACGACACGACGGCTGACGATTACCTGAGAAGTTACTTCATTTATAGCATGTGCACCACCGTGCTGATGTTCTGCATCCCCTTCATAGTGATTCTTGGTTGCTATGGGCTCATCGTGAAAGCTTTGATTTACAAGGATTTGGATAATTCTCCTCTCAGGAGAAAATCCATTTACCTGGTCATCATTGTGTTGACGGTCTTTGCAGTGTCTTACCTTCCCTTCCACGTGATGAAGACCTTGAATCTAAGGGCCAGGGTGGATTTTCAAACCCCAGATATGTGTGCCTTCAACGATAAGGTTTATGCCACTTACCAAGTGACGAGGGGCCTGGCCAGCCTCAACAGCTGCGTTGACCCCATCCTTTACTTCCTGGCAGGCGACACCTTCCGAAGGAAGCTGTCCAGGGCCACCAGGAAATCATCCAGAAGGAGCGAGCACAACGTGCAGTCCAAAAGCGAGGAAATGACTCTCAATATTTTAACAGAGTATAAACAGAACGGAGATACCAGTTTGTGA